From the Brassica napus cultivar Da-Ae chromosome A8, Da-Ae, whole genome shotgun sequence genome, one window contains:
- the LOC106359943 gene encoding cytochrome P450 81F3, translated as MFYYVIILSLALFLVAYKLIFSSKKQRFNLPPSPPYALPILGHHLLIKPPVHRLFHRLSKTYGPIFSLRVGYRRTVVISSSSLASECFTGQNDVLISNRPCFLTAKYVAYNYTTVGTAPYGDHWRNLRRVCSLEILSSNRLTNFLHIRKDEIRRMLTRLSREVDKEIELEPLLSDLTFNNIVRMVTGKRYYGDQVHNEEEANLFKKLVADVNDCSGARHPGDYLPFLKIFGGSFEKKVKSVGEAMDEILQRLLDECRRDKGGNTMVNHLLSLQQQEPEYYTDVTIKGLMLGMMIAGTDTSAVTLEWAMACLLNHPESLEKAKQEIDEKIGQERLIDEPDLEKLPYLQNIVSETFRLYPAAPLLVPRSTTDDIKVGGYDVPRGTMVMVNAWAIHRDPSLWNEPEKFKPERFNIGEGGEDVHKLMPFGNGRRACPGTGLGQRIVTLALGSLIQCFDWEKVNDEKIDMTETPGMAMRKKEPLWALCSSRLIMNELQAHS; from the exons ATGTTTTACTATGTGATTATTCTCTCTTTAGCTCTCTTTCTTGTGGCTTACAAACTcatattctcatccaaaaagCAACGTTTCAACCTCCCTCCTTCTCCGCCTTACGCTCTCCCCATTCTCGGCCACCACCTCCTCATCAAACCGCCGGTCCACCGTCTCTTCCACCGCCTCTCAAAGACCTACGGCCCAATCTTCTCCCTCAGAGTTGGCTACCGCCGCACCGTCGTGATCTCCTCCTCCTCACTGGCATCAGAATGCTTCACGGGCCAAAACGACGTCCTCATCTCGAACAGGCCTTGTTTCCTAACCGCAAAATACGTCGCATACAACTACACAACCGTCGGGACCGCTCCTTACGGCGACCACTGGCGTAACCTCCGCCGCGTCTGCTCCCTTGAAATCCTCTCCTCGAACCGTCTCACCAACTTCCTCCATATACGTAAAGACGAAATACGCCGCATGCTCACGAGACTCTCACGTGAGGTCGACAAAGAGATCGAGCTAGAGCCGCTATTGTCTGACCTAACGTTCAACAACATCGTGAGGATGGTCACGGGGAAGAGATATTACGGAGACCAAGTCCATAACGAGGAAGAAGCGAATCTTTTCAAGAAACTCGTCGCCGATGTTAACGACTGTAGCGGCGCGAGACACCCCGGAGATTACTTgccatttttgaaaatattcggAGGGAGCTTTGAGAAGAAAGTGAAATCTGTTGGAGAAGCCATGGATGAGATCTTGCAGCGTTTGCTTGATGAGTGTAGAAGAGACAAAGGCGGTAACACAATGGTTAACCATTTGCTCTCTTTGCAACAACAGGAGCCAGAGTATTACACCGACGTTACTATCAAAGGCTTAATGCTG GGTATGATGATAGCCGGAACAGATACCTCTGCCGTAACCCTAGAATGGGCGATGGCGTGTTTGCTAAACCATCCAGAGTCACTGGAAAAGGCAAAACAAGAGATCGACGAGAAAATTGGACAAGAACGTTTGATCGACGAACCAGACCTAGAAAAATTGCCTTACCTTCAAAACATAGTGTCCGAAACATTCCGGCTATACCCTGCTGCGCCGCTCTTAGTGCCAAGATCGACGACAGACGATATCAAAGTCGGAGGGTACGACGTTCCACGTGGAACGATGGTGATGGTGAACGCGTGGGCTATACACAGAGATCCAAGCCTCTGGAATGAACCAGAGAAGTTCAAACCGGAACGGTTTAACATCGGAGAAGGAGGAGAAGACGTTCATAAGCTAATGCCATTTGGTAATGGACGGAGAGCGTGTCCAGGAACCGGTTTAGGGCAGAGGATCGTGACGTTGGCGTTAGGATCGTTGATTCAGTGTTTTGACTGGGAAAAGGTCAATGACGAGAAGATCGACATGACAGAGACTCCGGGGATGGCAATGCGTAAGAAAGAGCCTTTATGGGCCTTGTGTAGTTCTCGGCTCATTATGAATGAACTTCAGGCTCACTCATAA